One Tamlana carrageenivorans genomic region harbors:
- the bshB1 gene encoding bacillithiol biosynthesis deacetylase BshB1 gives MKLDILAIGAHPDDVELGCGATIAKEVAQGKKVGVVDLTQGELGTRGTAETRKEEAANAAKILGISVRENLGFADAFFVNDKAHQLEVVKMIRKYKPEMVLCNAIDDRHIDHGKASKLVSDACFLSGLTKIETTLDGFLQEAWRPKFVYHYIQWKNIEPDVVVDVSGFIDKKMDAVLAYKTQFFDPKSKAPETPISSKNFTDSVIYRARDLGRLIGTEHAEGFTVERYPAVSSLFDLK, from the coding sequence ATGAAGTTAGATATTTTAGCTATAGGGGCACACCCGGACGATGTCGAATTAGGCTGTGGCGCCACGATAGCCAAAGAAGTTGCTCAAGGCAAAAAGGTAGGTGTTGTCGATTTAACGCAAGGCGAGTTAGGCACTAGAGGCACCGCCGAAACTAGAAAAGAGGAAGCTGCAAATGCCGCTAAAATTTTAGGTATTTCGGTTCGAGAAAATTTAGGCTTTGCTGATGCTTTTTTTGTGAACGATAAAGCACATCAGTTGGAAGTTGTAAAAATGATAAGAAAATATAAGCCAGAAATGGTGCTTTGTAATGCCATTGATGACAGACATATAGACCACGGCAAAGCCAGTAAATTGGTTAGTGATGCCTGTTTTTTAAGCGGATTAACCAAAATAGAAACCACCTTAGACGGATTTTTACAAGAGGCATGGCGACCAAAGTTTGTTTATCACTACATTCAATGGAAAAATATAGAACCCGATGTAGTTGTTGATGTGTCTGGTTTTATCGATAAAAAAATGGATGCGGTTTTAGCCTATAAAACCCAATTTTTCGATCCTAAAAGTAAAGCGCCTGAAACACCGATATCTAGCAAAAATTTTACCGATAGTGTTATTTATAGAGCCAGAGACCTAGGGAGATTGATAGGAACCGAGCACGCCGAAGGCTTTACTGTAGAGCGATATCCTGCCGTTAGTAGTTTGTTCGATTTAAAGTAG
- a CDS encoding sterol desaturase family protein, with protein MNVLIYIGTTLLTFIIMEGVTWCTHKYIMHGFGWFLHADHHQPGYPHVFEKNDAFFVIFAIPSILLFYFGVSPELNVLFFIGLGIFCYGVSYFLIHDVLIHKRFNWFKNTKNWYLKGLRKAHRIHHKHLDKPDGECFGMLLVPFKYFKKSQ; from the coding sequence ATGAATGTTTTGATTTATATAGGAACGACGCTGTTAACCTTCATTATTATGGAAGGTGTTACTTGGTGTACCCATAAATACATCATGCATGGTTTTGGCTGGTTTTTGCACGCCGACCATCATCAACCTGGGTATCCACATGTATTTGAAAAAAATGATGCTTTTTTCGTGATTTTTGCAATTCCCAGCATTTTGTTATTTTATTTTGGTGTTAGCCCAGAGTTAAACGTGCTTTTCTTTATAGGTCTAGGGATTTTTTGCTACGGTGTTTCTTATTTTTTAATTCATGATGTTTTAATACATAAGCGTTTTAATTGGTTTAAGAATACCAAAAATTGGTATTTAAAGGGCTTACGTAAAGCTCATCGTATACATCACAAACACCTAGATAAACCCGACGGTGAATGTTTTGGGATGTTATTGGTGCCTTTCAAATATTTTAAAAAATCACAGTGA
- a CDS encoding phytoene desaturase family protein: MKKNIYIIGSGFSALSASCYLAQAGYQVTILEKNKTVGGRARQLLRDGFTFDIGPTWYWMPDVFEKFFSDFNKKPSDFYELEKLDPAYQVYFDEADAITIPGHLEAIYKVFENEEPGSSKHLKAFLKSAAYNYDVSINNLVYKPGASALELVTPETIAKITQFFSTLRSQVRKHIKSKKLIQILEFPVLFLGAKPSNTPAFYNFMNYADFVLGTWHPKGGMYMVIEAMTTLAKSLGVVFKTNANVEEIKVNAQGEVEALIVNGENLETKLVLSGADYHHTETLLPKKYRQYSETYWESKVFAPSSLLFYVGFDKKLERVCHHTLFFDTDFDTHAKSIYDTPEWPEKPLFYASFPSITDASFAPEGNEAGTFLIPLAPGIKDTPQIRDEYFNLIIERLERLTNQKVREHIILKESFCVNDFIKDYNSYKGNAYGLANILTQTAFLRPKIKSKKVKGLFFTGQLTVPGPGVPPSLISGKIASDSILKTYKNEAVI; encoded by the coding sequence TTGAAAAAAAATATATACATAATAGGTTCTGGGTTTTCGGCATTATCGGCGTCTTGTTATCTAGCTCAGGCGGGGTACCAAGTAACGATTCTTGAAAAAAATAAAACCGTAGGAGGTCGTGCTAGACAGCTTCTTAGAGACGGATTTACATTTGATATCGGACCCACATGGTACTGGATGCCGGATGTGTTTGAGAAATTTTTCTCCGATTTTAATAAGAAGCCTTCCGATTTTTACGAACTGGAAAAGTTAGACCCAGCTTATCAAGTCTATTTTGATGAAGCTGATGCGATTACCATTCCAGGGCATTTAGAGGCCATTTATAAGGTTTTTGAAAATGAAGAGCCAGGAAGCTCTAAACACCTTAAAGCCTTTCTTAAATCTGCAGCCTATAATTATGATGTATCTATTAATAATCTGGTTTATAAGCCAGGAGCCTCGGCATTAGAATTAGTAACACCGGAGACTATTGCTAAAATTACTCAGTTTTTTTCAACCTTAAGATCTCAGGTTAGAAAGCATATTAAGAGTAAAAAACTGATTCAAATTTTAGAGTTTCCGGTGTTGTTCTTAGGGGCTAAGCCAAGTAATACGCCTGCGTTTTATAATTTTATGAATTATGCCGATTTTGTATTAGGGACATGGCATCCTAAAGGTGGTATGTATATGGTTATTGAGGCCATGACTACCTTAGCAAAATCATTAGGTGTAGTTTTTAAAACAAATGCCAATGTTGAGGAAATAAAGGTAAATGCTCAAGGCGAAGTAGAGGCATTGATTGTAAATGGAGAAAACCTAGAAACAAAATTGGTTTTAAGTGGCGCCGATTACCATCATACCGAAACTTTGTTACCTAAAAAGTACCGGCAATATTCTGAAACGTATTGGGAGTCAAAAGTATTTGCACCGTCTTCCTTGCTTTTTTATGTGGGATTCGATAAAAAATTAGAACGTGTTTGTCATCATACTTTATTTTTTGACACCGATTTTGATACGCATGCTAAAAGTATTTACGATACCCCCGAATGGCCAGAAAAACCCTTGTTTTATGCAAGCTTTCCATCTATTACCGATGCTAGTTTTGCACCAGAGGGAAATGAAGCTGGGACTTTTTTAATTCCCTTAGCTCCAGGCATAAAAGATACGCCTCAAATTCGAGACGAATACTTTAATCTAATTATAGAACGGTTAGAACGTTTAACAAATCAAAAAGTTCGAGAGCACATTATTTTAAAAGAGAGTTTTTGTGTCAATGATTTTATAAAGGATTATAACTCTTATAAAGGGAATGCCTATGGTCTGGCAAATATTTTAACACAAACCGCTTTTTTAAGACCAAAAATAAAAAGTAAAAAAGTGAAGGGATTATTTTTTACAGGACAATTAACAGTGCCAGGTCCCGGAGTGCCACCATCTTTAATCTCCGGAAAAATCGCATCAGATTCAATTTTAAAAACTTACAAAAATGAAGCAGTTATTTGA
- a CDS encoding DUF3307 domain-containing protein → MLVLALKLLLAHFIGDFVCQPNAWVRHKEKHKHQSKYLYWHVFLHFLILIILLQFDFSYWISISLITVSHFLIDLAKLHLNDRTNHRMLFILDQLAHFIIIGLVLSIYYPFNIDLHFIFKAKTLLFLTSFVCLTQVTSVVMKTVISKWDLKVRIQELNATNLN, encoded by the coding sequence ATGTTAGTTCTGGCCCTTAAATTACTTTTAGCACACTTTATTGGCGATTTTGTATGTCAGCCAAACGCATGGGTTCGTCATAAAGAAAAACACAAACACCAATCTAAATACCTTTATTGGCATGTTTTTCTACATTTTTTAATCCTTATTATTCTGTTGCAATTCGATTTTAGTTATTGGATTAGCATTAGCCTTATTACGGTTTCGCATTTCCTTATAGATCTGGCTAAACTTCACTTAAACGATCGCACTAACCACAGGATGCTATTTATATTAGACCAACTGGCACACTTTATTATTATTGGGCTTGTTCTGTCTATTTATTACCCTTTTAATATTGACCTCCATTTTATTTTTAAGGCCAAAACCTTACTATTTCTAACAAGCTTTGTATGCTTAACCCAGGTGACTTCGGTGGTTATGAAAACCGTTATTTCTAAATGGGATTTGAAAGTCCGTATTCAAGAACTTAACGCAACAAATCTAAATTAA
- the mscL gene encoding large conductance mechanosensitive channel protein MscL, with protein sequence MKLLKEFKEFAVKGNMIDMAVGIIIGASFNKVIDVLVKKVFLPPLSLLTDGVNYEDRKLVLRDAVLDASGATLKEEVALGYGALGEVLFDFLVVGFTVFVVVKFMNRLRKRALDNKDKAVAPPKDIELLSKLNTLMEEQNALLKSKK encoded by the coding sequence ATGAAGTTACTAAAAGAGTTTAAAGAATTTGCTGTAAAAGGTAATATGATTGATATGGCTGTGGGGATAATTATTGGTGCCTCATTCAATAAAGTTATTGATGTTTTAGTAAAAAAGGTGTTTTTACCGCCCTTATCGCTACTTACAGACGGGGTAAATTATGAAGACAGGAAACTTGTTCTTAGAGACGCTGTATTAGATGCATCGGGAGCAACGTTAAAAGAAGAGGTTGCTTTAGGGTACGGTGCTTTAGGAGAGGTGCTTTTCGATTTTTTAGTTGTAGGTTTTACCGTTTTTGTAGTAGTTAAATTTATGAACCGATTGCGCAAAAGAGCTCTCGATAATAAAGATAAGGCTGTGGCGCCTCCTAAAGATATCGAGTTGTTATCCAAGCTTAATACGCTAATGGAAGAGCAAAATGCGTTATTAAAATCTAAAAAATAG
- a CDS encoding DM13 domain-containing protein, with amino-acid sequence MKTYLLLFLSVFTLAACSSDDDNNDDSDDMMPEMASYRGEFESKAHPTSGIADINEEQTILKLTNFKSDDGPSLELYLATDENATKYISLGALKGLDGNYEYALPEDIDFSEYDYVIVWCVPFGVNFGQAVLEMN; translated from the coding sequence ATGAAAACTTATTTATTACTTTTTTTAAGCGTTTTTACTTTAGCTGCTTGCTCTTCTGACGACGATAACAACGATGACTCTGATGATATGATGCCAGAGATGGCTTCGTACCGAGGGGAATTTGAATCTAAGGCTCACCCAACATCGGGGATTGCCGATATAAATGAAGAGCAGACCATTTTAAAACTCACTAACTTTAAATCTGATGACGGCCCTTCATTGGAACTGTATTTAGCTACTGATGAAAACGCCACCAAATACATTAGTTTAGGGGCTTTAAAGGGCTTGGACGGGAATTACGAATATGCCCTTCCTGAAGATATAGATTTTTCAGAATATGACTATGTTATCGTATGGTGTGTGCCTTTTGGAGTTAATTTTGGGCAGGCCGTTCTAGAAATGAATTAA
- the rlmF gene encoding 23S rRNA (adenine(1618)-N(6))-methyltransferase RlmF, translating into MHPKNKHKTGYDIEVLKRVYPELDSYVFENKYNTQTIDFANPKAVKALNTALLFQYYNLKFWDFPDTNLCPPIPGRVDYIHHIASFLEASGINENIKVLDIGTGASCIYPILGQAEYGWTFVGTDIDDKSLACAQKIIDKNELNTAITLRKQQDASHILKGVVNETDSFSVSLCNPPFFKSEAEALEATIKKLKGLKNEAGQVIRNFSGTQNELWYKGGEKAFLHNYIFESTFYKEQCLWFTSLVSKKDLIKGLKTSLKKLGATEVKVIEMGQGNKLSRIVAWTFQ; encoded by the coding sequence ATGCATCCCAAAAACAAGCATAAAACGGGCTACGATATTGAGGTATTAAAACGTGTGTACCCCGAATTGGATTCCTATGTTTTTGAAAACAAATACAACACCCAAACCATAGATTTTGCAAACCCTAAGGCGGTTAAGGCTTTAAATACGGCTTTACTTTTTCAATATTATAACTTAAAGTTTTGGGACTTTCCCGATACTAATTTATGTCCGCCAATTCCTGGCCGCGTAGACTATATCCATCACATAGCAAGTTTTTTAGAAGCTTCAGGAATTAATGAAAATATTAAGGTTTTAGACATTGGTACCGGGGCAAGTTGTATTTATCCTATTTTGGGACAAGCTGAGTATGGTTGGACCTTTGTGGGCACCGATATAGATGATAAATCCTTAGCTTGTGCTCAGAAAATCATAGATAAAAATGAGCTGAATACTGCGATAACGCTAAGGAAACAACAAGATGCTTCTCATATTTTAAAAGGTGTGGTAAATGAAACTGATAGTTTTTCGGTATCGCTTTGTAATCCGCCATTTTTTAAATCGGAAGCCGAAGCTTTAGAAGCGACCATAAAAAAGTTAAAAGGCTTAAAAAATGAAGCAGGGCAGGTGATTCGGAACTTTTCTGGTACCCAAAACGAATTGTGGTACAAGGGAGGCGAGAAGGCTTTTTTGCATAATTATATTTTTGAAAGTACTTTTTATAAAGAACAGTGCCTCTGGTTTACGAGCTTAGTGTCTAAAAAAGACTTGATAAAAGGCTTAAAAACCTCACTTAAAAAATTAGGCGCTACCGAGGTGAAAGTAATAGAAATGGGACAAGGCAATAAATTGTCTCGAATTGTAGCTTGGACGTTTCAGTAG
- a CDS encoding phytoene/squalene synthase family protein, which produces MKQLFDDVSYSCSKLVTQKYSTSFSLATRMLSPKIRADIYNIYGFVRLADEIVDSFHDYNKEDLFLEFENQYYESKNRGICLNPIINAFIHTVNKYEIQEHLVQAFLNSMKADLYKTSYTNVDEYKAYIYGSADVVGLMCLKVFVNGDQQKYDDLKDAAMRLGSAFQKVNFLRDLKDDYEVLNRSYFPNVNLASLDDQLKASIIEEIEADFEYAFHHGVLKLPVEAKFGVYMAYRYYLRLLKKLKKVSFSDIMKTRIRVSNIMKMSLLARSYVKYKLNII; this is translated from the coding sequence ATGAAGCAGTTATTTGATGATGTTTCTTACTCTTGCAGTAAGCTTGTTACCCAAAAATACAGTACATCCTTTTCCTTGGCTACCAGGATGTTGTCGCCAAAAATACGTGCAGATATCTATAATATTTATGGTTTTGTTCGCCTTGCCGATGAAATTGTAGATTCCTTTCACGATTACAATAAAGAAGATTTGTTTTTAGAGTTCGAAAATCAATATTACGAATCTAAAAACAGAGGCATTTGCTTAAATCCTATAATTAATGCTTTTATTCATACCGTAAATAAATATGAAATTCAAGAGCACTTAGTGCAGGCTTTTTTAAATAGCATGAAAGCCGATTTATATAAAACATCTTATACCAATGTAGATGAATATAAGGCGTATATTTATGGTTCGGCAGATGTGGTCGGACTTATGTGCTTAAAAGTTTTTGTAAATGGTGATCAACAAAAGTACGACGATCTTAAAGATGCGGCTATGCGATTAGGCTCTGCATTTCAAAAGGTGAATTTCTTAAGGGATTTAAAAGATGATTACGAAGTTTTAAACCGTTCTTATTTTCCTAATGTTAATTTAGCTTCGTTAGACGATCAATTAAAAGCCTCTATTATTGAGGAAATTGAAGCCGATTTTGAATATGCCTTTCATCATGGCGTATTGAAATTACCGGTTGAAGCAAAATTTGGAGTTTATATGGCCTATCGATACTATTTAAGATTATTGAAAAAATTAAAAAAAGTATCTTTTTCTGATATAATGAAAACTAGAATTAGGGTTTCTAATATTATGAAGATGAGTTTGTTAGCTAGAAGTTATGTTAAATATAAATTAAATATCATTTAA
- a CDS encoding SatD family protein, with protein sequence MTSIITGDIINSKESSPKNWLEALKSILNHFGKTPSQWEIYRGDSFQLEVTPSEALHACILIKATIKQFKNIDVRLAIGLGTKSFTSKNITESNGEAFINSGECFENLKKTTLAIKSPFTEFDTTINIMLELAQLTINHWTSTSSTLIKTTLEHPNYNQNELAKLLDKTQGNISQGLKRAGLDELNKLLNYYKTQIQNLC encoded by the coding sequence ATGACAAGCATCATTACAGGCGATATAATAAACTCTAAGGAAAGCTCACCAAAAAATTGGTTAGAAGCCCTTAAGTCTATTTTAAACCATTTTGGTAAAACGCCTAGCCAATGGGAGATTTACAGAGGTGATAGTTTTCAATTGGAGGTTACTCCTAGCGAAGCCTTACACGCTTGTATTTTAATAAAAGCGACTATAAAACAGTTTAAAAACATTGATGTACGCCTCGCTATTGGCCTTGGAACAAAGTCGTTCACCTCAAAAAACATCACAGAATCTAACGGAGAAGCCTTTATAAATTCTGGAGAATGTTTTGAAAATTTAAAGAAAACCACTCTAGCCATAAAATCGCCGTTTACTGAGTTTGACACCACCATAAACATCATGTTAGAATTGGCGCAACTTACCATAAATCACTGGACGAGCACTTCGTCAACCTTAATAAAAACCACTTTAGAGCACCCTAACTACAATCAAAATGAATTGGCAAAACTCCTTGATAAAACCCAAGGAAACATCAGTCAGGGCTTAAAACGTGCCGGCTTAGACGAGCTCAACAAACTTCTAAACTACTACAAAACACAAATACAAAACCTATGTTAG
- a CDS encoding HAD family hydrolase — protein MLKAVIFDMDGVIIDSEPMHNKAYHDMFDEVGIDVSKELYESFTGQSTINICKRLCDHFNLDQAPETLVQRKRHYFKHFFEHNSSLGLIDGVLDLIKDYHSNGLTLVLGSSAAMTSINQIFDRFDLDQYFTAKFSGGDLKESKPHPEIFIKSAEATRFKKEECMVIEDSTNGMKAAKNADIFCVGYDSFHSKNQDYSIADMVITDFKEISYDKITKVF, from the coding sequence ATGTTAAAAGCGGTTATTTTTGATATGGATGGGGTAATTATTGACAGCGAACCCATGCACAACAAAGCTTATCACGATATGTTTGATGAAGTTGGTATTGATGTTTCAAAGGAACTTTACGAATCGTTTACCGGGCAATCTACCATTAATATTTGTAAGCGCTTGTGTGATCATTTTAATTTGGACCAGGCTCCCGAAACCTTAGTTCAGCGTAAGCGTCATTATTTTAAACATTTTTTTGAACACAACTCTTCTTTGGGGTTAATAGATGGGGTTTTAGATTTAATTAAGGATTACCATAGTAATGGCTTAACCCTGGTTTTAGGATCTTCTGCTGCGATGACCAGCATCAATCAAATTTTTGATAGATTCGATTTAGACCAATATTTTACAGCGAAATTTAGTGGTGGTGATTTAAAAGAATCTAAGCCACATCCAGAAATTTTTATTAAGTCTGCTGAAGCTACGAGGTTCAAAAAAGAAGAATGTATGGTTATTGAAGACTCTACCAATGGAATGAAAGCGGCTAAAAATGCTGACATTTTTTGTGTGGGTTACGACAGCTTTCACTCTAAAAATCAAGATTACTCCATTGCCGATATGGTTATTACCGATTTCAAAGAGATTTCATACGATAAAATAACAAAGGTTTTTTAA
- a CDS encoding fasciclin domain-containing protein, producing the protein MLFQRKLIRLTLSFLLLVSLCSCSSDDDSNSGEKPSTITDIVMDKPELSSLAAALEVAGLDDDLDGSGSFTLFAPNNTAFQVLLDSNASWNSLADVPVETLQAVLLFHVVGVEINSTDLSNTYVNTLSTGPNSEPLSLQVETTGGVVFNGSAQPISVDYDATNGVVHIIDEVMLPNNIVTLALNNSGFTSLVAALIDSRHTTDFVSVLSGDGPFTVFAPTNQAFQNLLDSNSAWNSLADIPITTLDAVLKYHVITPANVQSDQLSNGDVTMLSGGKITIDLSDGAQIMTSSNQTVNIIVSPQTTDVQGTNGVIHAIDAVLLP; encoded by the coding sequence ATGTTATTTCAAAGAAAATTAATCAGACTTACTTTAAGCTTTTTGTTACTAGTTTCATTATGCTCTTGTAGCAGTGATGATGATTCTAATAGTGGAGAAAAACCTTCAACTATAACAGATATTGTAATGGATAAACCAGAACTATCTAGTTTAGCTGCTGCCTTAGAGGTGGCTGGATTAGATGACGATTTAGACGGTTCGGGAAGTTTTACATTGTTTGCCCCTAATAATACAGCCTTTCAAGTATTATTAGATTCCAATGCATCATGGAATTCCTTAGCTGATGTTCCAGTAGAAACCCTTCAAGCTGTGTTATTATTTCATGTTGTTGGTGTTGAAATTAATTCTACCGACTTATCTAACACCTATGTAAATACCTTGTCTACCGGACCAAATAGTGAGCCTTTGTCGCTACAGGTGGAAACCACTGGTGGTGTCGTGTTTAACGGTAGCGCCCAGCCTATAAGCGTCGATTATGATGCAACAAATGGTGTGGTACATATTATAGACGAAGTGATGTTACCAAATAATATAGTAACTTTGGCGTTAAATAATAGTGGCTTTACATCATTAGTGGCCGCATTAATCGACAGCAGACATACTACAGATTTTGTTTCAGTGCTTTCAGGTGATGGTCCTTTTACTGTTTTTGCTCCTACAAATCAAGCATTTCAAAATCTGTTAGACTCTAATAGTGCTTGGAACTCTTTGGCAGATATTCCTATTACAACTTTAGACGCTGTTTTGAAATATCATGTGATTACACCTGCCAATGTTCAGTCAGATCAGTTAAGTAACGGCGATGTTACCATGTTAAGCGGTGGTAAAATTACCATAGATTTATCTGATGGAGCTCAAATAATGACCAGTAGCAATCAAACAGTTAATATTATTGTTAGTCCACAAACAACAGATGTACAAGGGACTAATGGCGTTATTCATGCTATTGATGCAGTGCTTTTACCTTAA
- a CDS encoding IS30 family transposase, whose product MVRKKTGRLTLKERIQIETLLTEKKNKSYIAITINRARSTVTREVNKWVQTDRDKYSAELAHWCAKDDYLNKRNIDKISKYPRLRIYVYRGLLSQWTPEQIAGRLKEEFPNDPIMSISHESIYRYIYAKPQASLNKKLIKLLVRKKTRRRPSKKRRRTGSKILNQVSIDLRPEHINLRNEIGHWEGDLMIGKDQKSAIGTIVERKSRYTLIIKLKARNSKEIAKMFSKELNKLDPIFKKSMTYDNGIEMARHETITKKTGMKIYFAHPYSSWERGTNENTNGLIRRYLPKGTDFNKIDLNTFIEIQEKLNNRPRKIIGFKTPNEVMIKELKIVA is encoded by the coding sequence ATGGTACGAAAAAAAACAGGTAGACTTACCCTTAAAGAAAGAATACAGATTGAGACTCTTTTAACTGAAAAAAAGAATAAATCATACATCGCTATAACCATTAACAGAGCTCGATCTACGGTTACAAGAGAAGTTAATAAATGGGTGCAAACAGATAGAGATAAATACTCAGCAGAACTAGCTCATTGGTGCGCCAAAGATGATTACCTAAACAAAAGAAATATTGATAAAATATCTAAGTACCCTAGACTTCGAATTTATGTCTATAGGGGCTTATTATCACAATGGACTCCTGAACAAATTGCTGGAAGACTAAAAGAAGAATTCCCAAATGATCCTATAATGTCTATTTCTCACGAATCAATTTATAGGTACATATATGCAAAGCCTCAAGCTAGTTTAAATAAAAAACTAATTAAACTCCTCGTACGCAAAAAAACAAGACGTAGACCCTCTAAAAAAAGACGCAGAACAGGATCTAAAATATTAAACCAAGTCAGTATAGACCTAAGGCCCGAGCATATTAACCTAAGAAATGAAATCGGACACTGGGAAGGAGATTTAATGATTGGGAAGGATCAAAAATCGGCTATTGGAACTATCGTAGAACGCAAATCTAGATATACATTAATTATCAAACTAAAAGCCAGGAACTCTAAGGAAATTGCTAAAATGTTTTCTAAAGAACTTAACAAACTAGATCCCATATTCAAAAAATCTATGACCTACGATAATGGAATTGAAATGGCAAGACACGAAACAATTACCAAGAAAACAGGTATGAAAATTTACTTTGCACACCCCTATTCTTCTTGGGAAAGAGGTACCAATGAAAACACTAACGGACTCATCAGAAGGTACCTCCCAAAAGGAACAGATTTTAACAAAATTGACTTAAATACATTCATCGAAATTCAAGAAAAATTAAACAATAGACCTCGTAAAATTATTGGATTTAAAACCCCTAATGAAGTTATGATAAAAGAACTAAAAATTGTAGCTTAG
- a CDS encoding MerR family transcriptional regulator, translating into MNNIKKDFTIKDLENLSGIKAHTIRIWEKRYGLLSPDRTDTNIRSYSAKSLQKLLNVVLLNNNNYKISKIAEMSDETIRIKTKELAIHNAINDEAINALKISMFQFDKILFDNTYNKLLQKKSFREVFKEVFIPFLNHIGLLWQTDTVLPAHEHFISNMIVQKIQINIEQLVGNPIDSSTIYVLFLPENEIHELGLMFLNYELTLRGYRTIYLGQSLPLSNLNYFFESEDDICFVTCLTVMPYDDKVIGYFQEINEILKGTNHQLIATGQKTSLVNDVDFTANITTYPSLLDLLQSL; encoded by the coding sequence TTGAACAATATTAAAAAAGACTTTACAATAAAAGATCTTGAGAATCTCTCAGGTATAAAAGCCCATACCATTCGTATTTGGGAAAAAAGATATGGTTTGCTTTCGCCTGACAGAACCGATACCAATATTAGGAGCTATTCGGCCAAAAGCTTGCAAAAATTATTAAATGTTGTTTTGCTGAATAATAACAATTATAAGATATCTAAGATTGCTGAGATGTCTGATGAAACCATTCGTATCAAAACAAAAGAATTGGCCATTCACAATGCGATAAACGATGAAGCTATTAATGCGCTTAAGATATCGATGTTTCAGTTTGATAAAATTTTATTTGATAATACTTATAATAAACTGCTCCAAAAAAAGAGTTTTAGGGAGGTTTTTAAGGAAGTGTTTATCCCTTTTTTAAATCATATTGGGTTATTATGGCAAACCGATACCGTGCTGCCAGCTCATGAGCACTTTATATCTAATATGATTGTTCAGAAGATTCAGATAAATATTGAGCAGTTGGTGGGAAATCCTATAGATTCGAGTACGATTTATGTTTTGTTTTTACCTGAAAATGAGATTCACGAATTAGGACTCATGTTTTTAAACTACGAATTAACGCTTCGTGGTTATCGCACTATTTATCTTGGTCAAAGCTTACCGCTTAGTAACTTAAATTACTTTTTTGAAAGTGAAGACGATATCTGTTTTGTAACCTGTTTAACGGTCATGCCCTACGATGATAAAGTTATCGGATATTTTCAGGAAATTAATGAGATTTTAAAAGGTACCAATCATCAGCTTATAGCAACTGGTCAAAAAACATCATTAGTAAATGATGTTGATTTTACGGCGAATATCACTACATATCCTTCACTTCTCGATCTCTTGCAAAGTCTCTAA